A genomic region of Desulfocurvibacter africanus subsp. africanus DSM 2603 contains the following coding sequences:
- a CDS encoding chorismate-binding protein encodes MPCANCFELPDELALSFLEALGLAGGVDVLLSAKGRHVSFLAGLGPKDELVVRASTSREELERFLFADNRPTVGFLGYEYGLRRLGLASAKDSDFPLGHLKKYETYLLYEAGCVRLVGQARLDGRVAALLERAAEAAAKTAESPAARGSARKESARAEGLGRLVSASLDRQAYEAAVRQAQERIRDGDTYQLNLSIRFTAEAKGLDAYGLFLDLARRHPASYYGYFESGPFRVVSTSPERFMRVRDGQVLSQPIKGTKHLDARFGDREAAGAEQALRTSAKEDAELSMIVDLVRNDISAHCEFGSVRVENHKSVFRVDNLLQMHSDVTGRLKPGSTVLDLLLDAFPPGSVTGCPKKRSCEIIDSLEPHSRNVYCGTLLAIYGRRDMDSSVAIRTGFLDTGAGFFHFYAGSGIVMDSSPSCEYAETLAKAEKFLQLLGGGE; translated from the coding sequence ATGCCCTGCGCGAATTGCTTTGAGCTGCCGGACGAGCTGGCGTTGTCCTTCCTGGAAGCCTTGGGCCTCGCGGGCGGGGTGGACGTGCTCTTGTCCGCCAAAGGCAGACACGTCTCTTTCCTGGCCGGGCTAGGACCAAAGGACGAGCTGGTGGTGCGGGCCTCCACCAGCCGCGAGGAGCTGGAGCGCTTTCTATTCGCGGACAATCGGCCAACCGTGGGATTCCTGGGCTACGAGTATGGCCTGCGAAGGCTGGGCCTGGCTTCGGCCAAGGATTCGGATTTCCCCTTGGGCCACCTCAAGAAGTACGAAACCTATCTGCTGTACGAGGCGGGATGCGTGCGCCTGGTGGGCCAGGCACGTCTGGACGGCAGGGTGGCGGCCCTGCTGGAGCGTGCCGCCGAGGCAGCCGCCAAGACAGCGGAAAGTCCAGCGGCTCGCGGGAGCGCTCGGAAGGAGAGTGCGCGGGCCGAGGGCCTGGGCCGGCTGGTCTCGGCCAGCCTGGACCGCCAGGCCTACGAGGCCGCTGTGCGCCAAGCCCAGGAGCGCATCCGCGACGGCGACACCTACCAGCTCAACCTGTCCATCCGCTTCACGGCCGAAGCCAAGGGCCTGGACGCTTACGGCCTGTTCCTGGACCTGGCTCGCCGACATCCCGCGTCTTACTACGGCTATTTCGAGAGCGGGCCCTTCCGCGTGGTATCCACCTCGCCCGAGCGTTTCATGCGCGTGCGCGACGGCCAAGTGCTCTCCCAGCCCATCAAGGGAACCAAGCATCTGGACGCAAGGTTCGGAGATCGAGAAGCGGCCGGGGCGGAGCAGGCCCTGCGAACTTCGGCCAAGGAGGACGCCGAGCTGTCCATGATCGTGGACCTGGTGCGCAACGACATCAGCGCCCACTGCGAGTTCGGCTCGGTGCGCGTGGAGAACCACAAATCCGTGTTCCGCGTGGACAACCTGCTCCAGATGCACTCGGATGTGACGGGCAGGCTCAAGCCCGGCAGCACGGTGCTCGACCTGTTGCTGGACGCTTTTCCGCCTGGTTCGGTAACGGGTTGCCCCAAGAAACGCTCCTGCGAGATCATCGATTCCTTGGAGCCGCACAGCCGCAACGTGTATTGCGGCACGCTGCTGGCCATCTACGGCCGGCGCGACATGGACAGCTCCGTGGCCATTCGCACGGGCTTTCTTGACACTGGCGCGGGTTTCTTCCATTTTTATGCTGGCAGCGGCATCGTCATGGACTCCAGCCCCTCCTGCGAATACGCGGAGACACTGGCCAAAGCCGAAAAGTTCCTCCAACTCCTCGGAGGCGGCGAATGA
- a CDS encoding aminodeoxychorismate/anthranilate synthase component II: MHILLVDNEDSFTRNLEHLLAVTTGRAPEVLPYALFQTDLTAECDMLVISPGPGHPREYPAYAPLFTSREQGQPDKPVLGVCLGMQIINECLGGRTERLHGCVHGKAEEIGFLGRRERVARYHSLHVTKLGDGLEALAATDKGVAMALRHRHRPFLGYQFHPESFLTENGEAFIRHALRELL, from the coding sequence TTGCACATCCTGCTGGTGGACAACGAGGACAGCTTCACGCGCAATCTGGAGCATCTGCTGGCCGTGACCACTGGTCGCGCGCCCGAGGTGCTGCCTTACGCCCTCTTCCAGACGGACCTGACCGCCGAATGCGACATGCTGGTCATTTCGCCCGGGCCGGGCCATCCTCGCGAGTACCCGGCCTATGCGCCGTTGTTCACCAGTCGCGAGCAGGGCCAACCCGACAAGCCGGTGCTCGGCGTGTGCCTGGGCATGCAGATCATCAACGAGTGCCTCGGCGGGCGCACCGAACGGCTTCACGGCTGCGTGCACGGCAAGGCCGAGGAGATCGGCTTCCTGGGACGTCGCGAGCGCGTGGCCCGCTATCACTCGCTGCACGTGACCAAGCTCGGCGATGGATTGGAGGCCCTCGCGGCCACGGACAAAGGCGTGGCCATGGCCTTGCGCCATCGCCACAGGCCGTTCCTCGGCTATCAATTCCATCCTGAATCTTTCTTGACTGAAAACGGCGAGGCCTTCATCCGCCATGCCCTGCGCGAATTGCTTTGA